The following is a genomic window from Paenibacillus thiaminolyticus.
CATCCGCTATGCGCTCATCGGAAAAGAGAAGCTCGAGCTCGCGCCCGAGCGCAGAGAGCCGCTGGGGCTCGTTAATCATTAATCCTTATCACGGACAAGACGAAGAGGGGGCTATCCCATACGTAGTTTTTAGCTACATTGAGATCGCCCCCGGCTTTCTTAGAGCTCGACATTCCGAAAACTGCACGGTTTCTCAAGATACGTTGATTCGGTAGGCAAAATCCTGTACAAATACAGCAATTCGATAGGGACAACTTCACCTGAAAGGGAATCCTGTAAAACTGCAGCAATTTCACCCGTTTCTCTTCGACTTAGCTCAAAAGGGCCTAAAATGATGTAGCTGTGCAGCAATTCCTCGAAATGTGGACTCATTGAGCCGAAATTCCTGTAAAATAGCAGCAATTCCCTCCACACGTTTAAGCCCCACGAGGCAACGATGCTTCCTGAAGGCAATGATGTCTCCAGAAGGCGATGACGCTCTGAATGCCAAGTTTCGGTTAGGTAATCACCCCTCCGAAAAAAACAGGGGTTTTCCAACAGCCTGACTACAGCATGAATTTGAGCCCATGCAATCAATAGAAGGCAAAAATCGATGTTAATGGTGTGATTTTGCAACAATTCGATAAATTATCACCACAAAGACCGTAAATTGCTTCATTAGTACAGGGTTTGACAGCCTATCCAACTTATCCATCTTTCAACTCTTTTCCCGCCTCTTTATTCTCTGTTGTCCCGTCTTGCTGCTCATCCTTATGACAGCCAATGGAACAGCCTCTTTTCGATAACCGCCAGGTATTAGTCAATCACCTTTTCGATGGCCTTTTCCAATTCCTTCGGCGGACGCAGCCCGATGAACAACTCCCGGATGACACCGTTTTTGTCAATCAAAATATTGGTCGGAAAAGCGATGCCGTTATACAGCTTATAGGCCTCCCCCTTCTCATCCCATAGCACCGGGTTGACCATCCCGTACTGTTTCACGAACTCCTTCGCTTTCTCCTTCGTATCATAATTCGTCACATTGACCGCCAGAAGATCGAGCTTATCCTTATATTGGGCATGCAATTTGACAAGATCGGGCGCTTCTGCCTGACATGGCGTGCACCAGGAGGCCCAGAAATTCAAAAATATCGGTTTATCCTGCTTGCCGCCCACCTTATATTTCGTTCCATCGGCCGTCTCTAGCGTGAACGAAGGCGCCAGCTTCCCTACTTGCGGCCCCGTCTCCGTTGGCAGGGCAACTTCGCCCGAGCCTTGCCTCATGTCGCTCGAAGAGACGGAGGACTGGCTTAGATTCTGCCACACCCCGAAGAGAATGAACAGTACGCCAACAATAAGCACGCCTGCACTTTTTTTCATTTACGGATTCTCTCCTTTAAATGTTCAACTAAATGTTCAACGTTATTGATCAATTTCGTTGCCGGGCTTCGCATGCCGGCCAGGCAAGTCTGAACATGTGCTTTTATATGTATTGTACCCTTTTTCTACATAAAATACGATCCTTGCGGCCCTCCGCCCGCTGGTATGACTCCATCCTTCCCTGGGAATAGTAACGACGTGCTTGCAATAATTGCTCTCTAGAAATTACGCAGGAAAGGAACCTGATCATGGCCAAACAACGCAGCTCCTCCCTATGGCTCGAATATACGGCGATTGCCACCGTACCGCTTGTGCTCGTACTGGGCAACTCGATGCTTGTTCCCATTTTGCCGGAGGTCAAGCGTCATCTGCATCTGACTCAGCTGCAGACCAGTCTCATCATTACGTTGTTCTCCGTATCGGCGGGCTTGATTATTCCGATCGCAGGCTACTTGTCGGATCGCTTCGGACGCAAAGCGATCATCATCCCTTCCCTCATCGTATATGGGGCGGCAGGTATCGTCACCGGCCTCGGGGCGTTATGGGAATCCTACGGCATCCTGATCGGGTTCCGCGCGGTCCAGGGCCTGGGCGCGGCCGGTACAGCCTCGATCGCGATGGCGCTCGTCGGCGATTTGTACAAGGACGCTCAGGAGAGCCAGGCTTTGGGCCTGATCGAAGCCTCCAACGGCACTGGCAAGGTCATCAGTCCGATACTCGGTTCGGCGCTTGCCCTCTGGACCTGGACAGCGCCCTTTTTTGCGTTTCCCGTATTTTGCGCCCTGTCGCTGGTCGCGGTCATCTTCCTGATTAAGGAACCCGAACGGAAGCAGAAGCCGCAACCGCTCAAAACGTATATCCGCAACATCGGACAAATCTTCAAGGAGCAGGGCCGCTGGCTCATTCCCGCTTTTTTTGCCGGGGCGCTGTCCCTGTTCATCCTGTTCGGCATCCTCTTCTATTTATCTGACATTTTGGAGGAAAAGCCATACCATTTGAAAGGGATTGTCAAAGGTCTTGTGCTGGCCATTCCGCTGCTCGGCATGGTGACGACCGCCTATATTACCGGATCGATCATCAAGAAAAACGGCTTGCTGATGCGGTGGCTGATGAACATCGGGCTGCTGCTTATGGCGGTCTCGCTTGGATGCACGATTTTCTTCTATAAAAACGTGTACGGCTTTATCGGGCTCATTACGGTGAGCAGCATCGGGACGGGTTTGCTGCTGCCATGTCTGAACACGATGATCACCGGCACGGTGGAGAAGGCGCAGCGCGGCATGATTACATCGCTCTACAGCAGCCTTCGCTTTCTCGGAGTCGCCTTCGGACCGCCGCTGTTCAGCTGGATGATGGACAAATCGCACCGTCTCATTTTTATCGTCGTCACGGTCCTGTCCGTCATTGCGCTCATCCTCGTGTTCTTGTTCATCAAGCCGGACAAAAAGGTGCGCTAACCGGCCTTCTCCTATATTTTCCGGGGAAGAACGATCTCGGCCTAGCCTGCAAATCGTTCAAAAAATGTACCTATTTCGCCAAACCATAACGTTTGACTGTATGGTTTGGTTTTTAGTATCATAATAAATAAGAGTTCAAAGAGGACGGTTTTCAGCACCGAGAAGGTTGCGGGAACTTGAAGAAGAAGCAGCGCAATGTAGGCAAGACTACATGAGCTAAAATGTTTCCGCAGGAAACATACTTCGGAAGCATACGCTCTTCGAAAGTGAGTCCAAGATTCGATGTCGAGTAGCTTCCTGTGTAACTTCGTGATCAAAAGCGTACGCTTTGAACAACCTCTTAGAGAAAAGTGAGGTGAGGACGATGGGACTAAGTCGCTAATACGGATCGGAGAGCTTGCCCGGGCGGCGAAGGTCAGCCAGCGGACAATTGATTATTATACGACGATCGGGCTAATCGAGCCGGCAGGACGGACAGAGACGAACTATCGTCTGTACAGCCTTGAAACGATCGAGCGGCTCAAACGTATACATCAAATGAAGAGAGAAAAATACTCGCTGGAGGAAATCAAGCAGTATTTCGCCCAGCTGAGGCACGCGTCGGCGGAACAAGAGCTTGCCGACCGGCTGACGGAGCTGCAGCTGCACATGCAGAAGCTGGAACGCGAGGCGAA
Proteins encoded in this region:
- a CDS encoding MFS transporter — encoded protein: MAKQRSSSLWLEYTAIATVPLVLVLGNSMLVPILPEVKRHLHLTQLQTSLIITLFSVSAGLIIPIAGYLSDRFGRKAIIIPSLIVYGAAGIVTGLGALWESYGILIGFRAVQGLGAAGTASIAMALVGDLYKDAQESQALGLIEASNGTGKVISPILGSALALWTWTAPFFAFPVFCALSLVAVIFLIKEPERKQKPQPLKTYIRNIGQIFKEQGRWLIPAFFAGALSLFILFGILFYLSDILEEKPYHLKGIVKGLVLAIPLLGMVTTAYITGSIIKKNGLLMRWLMNIGLLLMAVSLGCTIFFYKNVYGFIGLITVSSIGTGLLLPCLNTMITGTVEKAQRGMITSLYSSLRFLGVAFGPPLFSWMMDKSHRLIFIVVTVLSVIALILVFLFIKPDKKVR
- a CDS encoding MerR family transcriptional regulator gives rise to the protein MRIGELARAAKVSQRTIDYYTTIGLIEPAGRTETNYRLYSLETIERLKRIHQMKREKYSLEEIKQYFAQLRHASAEQELADRLTELQLHMQKLEREAKELKPMLDKLKPTQARRLFNRLGTQSAACIEVLLTFIDKNNHFMM
- a CDS encoding TlpA family protein disulfide reductase, whose protein sequence is MKKSAGVLIVGVLFILFGVWQNLSQSSVSSSDMRQGSGEVALPTETGPQVGKLAPSFTLETADGTKYKVGGKQDKPIFLNFWASWCTPCQAEAPDLVKLHAQYKDKLDLLAVNVTNYDTKEKAKEFVKQYGMVNPVLWDEKGEAYKLYNGIAFPTNILIDKNGVIRELFIGLRPPKELEKAIEKVID